From Impatiens glandulifera chromosome 7, dImpGla2.1, whole genome shotgun sequence:
TATGAATCATCTATAgttatatatgcatatatagAAGTGCagatgtttataaaattaaatgtaaacaatatttttctagGATTTGGATCTGAATCAGTATCCAATATCCAAATGAGAAACCGCTAATAAATTTGGAAGCACTTTTTAAGCTATATGAAACTGCTTTGTTAAGCTAATATatattcctccatggttaaacAGTAGTTTGCttccatatataataataatttgtttttgactTTTGTGAGTACAATTTGTTTGTGATTTGCCCATAGCCTTTCATCTTTAATTATGCAACTTTATAACCAactcaaacaaattttttatcaataattttttacttgGCTTGTTAATCTGTtgctattattaattaaggttagagttgaaatgaaaataaattggtTACATGTTTAATTTAATACACACATCCTTTCTAACTTGACTCTTCTCTAAGTGAAAGAAAATTGATCCCACTTAGCTTTTATAACTCATTTACCTAATAAATTAATAGCACTTtctttctataataaaaaattatttgagctAATTAAGAAAAATCAGTTCTTACATTTTATAAATAGGTATAACttattatgagaataatatatcaaaataatctcttttattttatctatctaAAATTTTTACATGGCATCAgaacaaattttttttgttcttgagtaCGATCGAACATCTTCCGAAGCCTTCACCGTGGCCGAAGTAGCCACTGGTGAAGGGCTCTAATAGTCCTATCAACGTTGTTATTATTTGGGTTACTCTTACTTGTCTTCCAAGTAACCTGTATATTCCTAGAGAATATCAAGAGAAGTAATGAATAAAATAGCATTCTTATTCTGCAAGAAGAAAAGACATTTCGGAGTTTTGTCACACCTTTCAAGGAAATCAGTCTAGACTGTGATTTCCTCGTGTCCCATATGCGGGGTGACCCATGAACATACTCCGATGACTTTTCAAAGGAAACTCGTAGTCATCGTCATCTCACTCTCCGGCAATCGATTACCATCACCATCAAGATCATGTTGCTCAAACCATTGATACAGCAAACCTCACATACTACAAAGGATCATCAATCCTCGTCTCTTCCTTATTCACAAGTTGATGGTTTCGGCGACATGAAAACATTCAAAAGCCAGATCTATTTTGGGCCTCAgaatttgtttgtatttttagtttattttatttcagttattaaaaaatagagaaGTGAAGAAAAAAAACCTATATAGAATCACCCCCTCTTGGTCTCCACACATATGAGCCATTTATCCAATTCAACGTTGGGATCTATTTCGTCACTTGGCAGAATCAAAGCAAGCCAATTCTTGAGTATCAAAATTAACAACCCTATCCAGTTTCTCGACTTATTGATAACTAAACATTTGGCATCATCTCCTCAGAATCTCTATTGTCGTACCCATAGTTGTCATCTCCTCAGAATCTCTATTGTCGTACCCATAGTTGTCAATAACGTATAGAGCTAAATAGCGCCAAAGCTTTTCAGGGTTACAGCGTAAAACGAATAGCGCAGCGATGGCTATTTGAAAATATAGcgtaaaaaatatgtaaatatcaaaaataaaaaatatcacaaaGTATCCATTCTTAAActagaaaaagttcaaaacttaatctaaaatttattgtcatcattttcttttagaggaaataatagaaaagaaaagactaaagaaaaaaagagagtaGAAATATGATTAGAGgaaaaaagaattgaaaaagGTTGAGAGAAAAaagtaataagaaaataaaagaaggaaaaagaagattgagaagaggaagagtcaaaataatttttaaaatttttggggATATGAAGAGTcaaatcattaatattatatatatttttttaaaaaacgtCGCTACGAGGGGCAATAGCTTTGGAGCTATATGGGCTATAGAGATAAAAGCGGGGCTATTTGAAAGTGCGTAGCCTATAGCTACAAGTGGGCGCTACGCTACGCTATAGCTAGCGCTACGGGCGCTATTGACAACTATGGTTGTACCTCGACAACTATGGTTGTACCTCTACAACTCTTCAGTGTCGACTATGTCAATCTAGCGAATGTGGCTATGCAGACACTCCACGACACATCTTTGCAAGAGTCTCGACATCAGCCTTCTGAATGGCAATTGTCCTCAAAATCACTCATTTTGTTTTGGCATTGCCACATAAACTCCATTGTTGTACCTTCTGATTGGCGATTGTCTTCAAAATCACTCATTTTGTTTTGGCATCACTTCCACATAAACTCAATTGTCGTACCTTCTGCAATAATCCAGCCCCAATTACAAAAATCTAGCGGATGCCACTCTACCGACACTCCTCGACGCCTCTCTGCGAGAGTCTTGAGATTGACCCTCTATTTAGCGATTGTCCTTAAAGCCACTCAAATTTTCGGTTGAATCAAGTACCACCGAGCATATTCATTTGGACAGAATCAAGTCACTCACTAATCTCCttgatttgaaaaatatgttgCCTAGTTTGAAGAAGTGGAGTGTGGACATAGTCAAActaggtttattttattttattctctaatttatatatatatatatatattagaataaattatctgagatattttaagattttgatttacttaaattgaggaaattaaaataatagcaATTATGATATTTTAGGGATTCTGgtttattctaataaaaaaaaaatcaactccTATATTTGTAGATTATATGCATATATAGAAGTGCGGgtgcttataaaattaaatggaAATACTTTCTGGTTCTGAATTTGGATATGAATCTGGATCCAAACAAGAAATTGCTAACAAATTTGGAGCCACTTTTTTGTTTCTGGATCCAGATTCGGATTCggatccatatatatatatataatatattatatataatatatatatatatatatataatatattatatatatatatatatatattatatatatatatataatatatatatatatatattataataaattatctgaGATATTTTAAGGGGTTCTggtttattctaattaaaaaatatcaactcCTACATTTGTAGATTATATGCATATATAGAAGTGCGGgtgcttataaaattaaatggaAACACTTTTTGGTTCTGAATTTGGATATGAATCTGGATCCAAACAAGAAATTGCTAACAAATTTGGAGCCACTTTTTGTTTTTGGATCCGGATTCAGATCCAAATGAGAAACCACGACTAAGTTCTATTTCCAAACGTAATCTCGTCTGGATCCACATaagaaaatatttctaaatggACCCCATTGTGTACAAATAATCAgatattatacatatattctaaatatttgcacctaatcatataaaaatggcTTCATGTATATTGATTATTGATTGAGTCATCCATTTAAgactatttttctttttaaaccaGGTTTGTACTGCGAACTTTTGCACACCTTGACCAGGAGACTAGCACAACTCATTGTCTAGCTTTATTGCCAAAATTTACTTTCATTTGAGGTCTTGATGGTTTGGCTCATAGTAGGACTGTCCAAAACATCAAgcttgaatattaatttataatcacTGACAATCTTGTAAAAGttcacaattatttttggtgtttttgtacattatttttttcttttaggcTTTAGAAGTGAGAGTAGAAGAACTTACTGTAATTGGGATGATAGCTATCCAAAAATACAGATTAGATCCTGCAAACAAGTTATAAAGAGCAATTAAATGAGTTGGAAGATATAATTTACAAACCAAGTATATAAGAAGGTTAAAAAGTAAGGTATTTTTTCCCTCATATGCTTTAGGTAATTAGGTTTGCATTGATGGGTTGCTTACAGGTACAAATTTGACTATAAGATGATGGAtcagaaataattttaatgagatAAAAACAGTCCTATTTCATTGAAGCTGTAGACAGCCATACCTTTGATATTGAACAGCATGAATGCCACAACAAATCCCCATAACGGGCCActggaaaaaaaaagttaattgaatttattgCATCTGTATCAtgaaaataataagtttttttcttcattaggTTGCAAAGAGCTTGAATAAGAAACCAAGTATAAGCTATAACCAATGAACTTCATCCATGCAGAAATGAACATGATTCATCCTAGTTAATTTCTTACCTTACCCCAACTATTCTCTGAAACTCTTCTTCCATAGAACGAATCATATAGCTGTGAAAATCATATTTTGACGTCAGATTGTGGTTCTgcaatcaataaaaaaaatagagatgtAAACACTAGCATCAATCAAAATCATTAGCCCTGTAAATAATGTACCTGACACTAAGAGGTTATTTGATGTatgattatttggaaataaacCTTATTTGATGAAAAGTGGATTATTCGGGTTGGGATAAATGACTTAATTatcttttgtatttaatatttttaaaatgttataaaaataaaggttattttagttgatgatttgaatgatttagCGACTGATGATGGGATGAGGGGTTCTttgattaaatccaaataacccttcatcaaacaagaccttactCTACTTGTACAAGTAGAAAACAGTGATAATACTCGAACATACAGAAGTTAAAGTGAGGGCAGTGATGACTTCTTCATTATGATTATGCTCTGAACGTGATCACATTAACAAACATCTTTGATCAAAATATAGGTGGGTCATAAAATAAACAAGGAAAGGCATGTAATTAAGTAggtttaccaaaaataaaacaattagcATCTACTTAGATGGACGATTAGCTGTCATTTGTGCAAGAGACACAAATCTTGAAACTCATACTTAGCAGTAATTATGAATGATTCTTGTATTACGTTGGAAAACTGGTCAGGTTTAATCTGCATACATTTATGATGCAGTCTaagaaatgaattatttgttggTGGAATCCAAATGTTATCCATGCGTATTTGAATTAGACATACTCATGCTTAACTATTCATtcatgtcaaagaaatgaaCAGAAGAAGTTGAAGCAGTAGAACAATTACATTCTTATGCAAGACTAAGACTAGTTACCGTTAAAAACCCGTTGCGCAAAGTCAGATAATCTGCACGAACAACAGAACGCCCAAATTGCCGGAAGAAACATTTCTACAAATGAAGAAGTTAAATAATCCTGATCATATTCAGATTTCCAATGGAATCACGCCGTAATGAAATGAAAGATAATCAATAAAGTGAATAATTTGACAACCAAGGTTCATGACATGGAAATGGAATTACAACGTCCAAGCAACTTTTCTAGGACCATAAGAGCTTTGATTGTTGCAGTTTTTATAACAACCCTAattttggaagaaaaaaaactcttgttttatgaaaaagtgaattatttgagttaaatgactaaatatattttgtattccatattttaaatattataaaaaaaataaagttaggaTAATTTGGTATTTTGGTTAAGATtcaatgatttgattgatgatagGATAAAGGGTTGTCTGGATTATCCAAATCACCCTTCATAAAAAAACAAGGCCCAAGTGTCAAAGCCTGGAGTAGTGCCCTAATTTGGTAAAATTATATTACTCATTTTCATTGCAATGACTACGTTCTTGAAGTTATTTATCAAAGTTTATTAGGATATTTATTCTAAGAAGATTCAGGTAAGGTGCAGCAATCTCCGAAAGAGATCTAAAAACAAACTAGCAGCTCCTCAGATAATTCTTGCGATTCTGGAAGCATTTGGCTTGAGCAGGATAGCATTTATGCAAGATGATAGATTATTCACAGTGCTCGGTTTGAATAACGAACTTTGCAAGTTCCTAAATTCTATTCTGAATAAGAACTATTTGGTGGATGCTAAACAACGAACAAGAGTAGCAGACACTGAAGCAAGCAAATAAAAGGTTTAAGTGAAAATGGATCATGATGTAGCAAGTTATCATTTTGTGcttgatttaattaaatagaatatatGATTAGTTTGCCAAGTAAGATATAAAATTGGAATCATTTATGGAGAATACCCAAAGGACAGGAAATGTAAAATAGTCAAATGTTTGCATCAAACTAAAGTTCACTACTTACCACCCACATAAGAATTTTATTCCTACTGAAAGGATTGGAGGTATGAAAATTGAGAAATGTTGATTGCCTTCGCATTGTCATCTGTCTGGTAACTTCTGCAAATTATCGAAGCAATGTcgttagtatatatttttctcaacaATACTGTTCACTTAAACAATGGTCAAGGAGTCCAATTGAAAACATCTTGATACACATTCCATCATTAACAAATCTTAAATATCAACAAAGAAGCCTGACTTATATTACAGCTTTTCTGGTTTTACTTAGCCAAGCAATTGCATTGATTCTAGAACAGGCTAATGGCCAGATCACCAGGCTACCATGTAAGAGGGTAAAGGAGTAATATTGGGAAGATAAGAGGAAATTGTCTGATTATTTTGGACATGAGAAAATTAAAACACTTATTTTGGGGCCGAAAGAATACTTGTTTTATATCTGCAATCTTTCATTCAGATATGAGTTTCTTTAATAATGAATCCCACTTTATCCATCACTTCTCAATGAAAAGATCCTCTCTTGTTTGTCATTCTACAATTTACAGGCATATCTAAGAATGAATTGAACAAAAAAGAATCTCTTTGAAAATTGAACACTCATCAAGAGATTTCCAATTGAAGTTCTATGATTTACCAGCTAATGAATTATGTCGATCCATGTGAGCTTCATCTTCCCATGCTCTCCAACTGTGAATCTACATTTAATTTCAAAACAGCAATTTAGAGAGAAAAAGATGCaaataaaataaccaaaaaatgaaacatgaaacactatataaactaattaacaTAGAAAGAGAATAGTTTTAATTCTATCAGCATAATATTTACTAAAATGGTGAAGTTGACATAGCAGTAAGTTAAGTTTCCCTTCATAATCTAAAAGTGGAAAATGCAGGAAAACTAATATCACCTTCACAATTGCTAGCAGCATGGTTAAGCAACTGTACGACACATGAGTCACTGCCATAACGAAAATGAAACGGTGCAATTGCTCTAAGCCTTGATATGAAACGAATGGTTCATGGCCCTGCATTGTGGTTACATTTTACAAACTTCCAAATATCTCTATGGATTATAATTCCATGTCAAAAAGAAACACGACTTGCCTCAGGACAAGTGTTCTGATTTAAACTGTTCAGTATTCTCCTATGCGGAACAGCAAAAATTGTCAAAAGTTTGCGTTCCTCAGATACATTATTCTCAATTTCGTCGTCAATTTGGGACCTAGTGCAAGGAGCAAAAACACTTTCATAGAACCTTGAAGGGATGCATATATTTGCTATCACACTTGAGGTTGCTGTGAGCAGGAGAGATATGAACCCTAGCAACATCAATTCTGAAACCAATACCCAAAAACACTATTAATGAATCTTTATAggacacaaaaaaaaaactgttaaaGAGGCCAGTGATGCGTTCGTGTTATACCTTCTTTCATTTTCTCTAGAGCTTCAAGCAGTGGTTTCCGCTTCGTTTTCCGCAACCACTGAAACAATAAACTTATAAGAATGCTAATTTGATGACGATAGggacacacacacacacacacacagtTAAAGGAAATAGAAATCAGAAATTCACTTACATTAGAGAGACGGTGGATCGATCGTTCCACGAGCAAGGAAACAGTAACAAAGATTGTAAGTACTGAAGCAACAGACCAGGTCGGAGTCAAGGCCAAAGATCGCATTTCTTTAGTGTTCGCTTCCATTTTCAACTGCGCCAAGTCGTCAAACTCCACGTTCGTTCAGGCAGACGAGGTTTCTATTCTAACCTCAACATGAACATCAGTACGTACATCACTACACTTAACGGAATCTCCAGATCAATACTTCACTCAGTGCAAAATTATAGAAACAAAAAGTACAGCCTAAGATAGAATTTTATATTAGCTTTGTCACAGTTAGCATCCATAACCCTAAGCGAACACACTTTTGCATCTGTCCTGCAGTTAGCTCAAAGCTAAGCGAAGGAAACAAGGCGTTTCCAGCAGTAGAATTAGGTATAATACAGTTTCACCTCCTCTGCAAATACAATCTCTCTTTTTTGAGAAGTATGAACTAGAGAAGACGCATTGTTATTCGTCGTTTTGATATACTACTACTTACAGTATTTGCTAGTAATTGTGATGACAGTTGTTAGTCCGAGAGAGACGAAAGATCCGTCGTCTTAGTGAATGTTAGGCCTCCGATCGGTTGGTTGTGGATTATGTGAGAAACGGTAGACACAGTAAGAGAGATGGACCTCCACCAAAAGATCCCTTCTCTGTCATACACAGAAGCGTAACTGGTCAGTCCTCTCTGTAAGTGTGCTGTAATGAGGAGAGAGAATAAACAACTCAAGGTTTGAGAATTGAGAGTAGTTCACTTCCGAAATCAACCATATGCTAGCTGTTGAAGATGTCAATAAAGACGGACCTCTTgcattcaatttattatattatattaatcacttattttaatttattaaattataataatcccTTGTTttagggaaatttgaggaaatgacctcaCTAATAGGCCTAAACCCTAATAACGGATAGTCTCATTGTATaagtgacttttttttttttttttttctatttttaacgAAAATGTCCCTATTGCTTCACGCAACttgaaacaattttttattttttttatttttcaaaaaattttaattatgaattatttttgaaagaaaatggCCCAGTTGCGTCGCGCAATTCCAGTTGTGTCACGTAATCGCGTCACACAACCCCAGTTATGTcacgcaatcgcgtcacgcaaccccaatTGTGAGACGGAAAAAAAAATTCTCGCAATTCCGGTTGCATCACGCAACCTCTGACATGGGCAAAATCGTCTAAAAACAGTAAGAGGGGTCACCtgctttttttttaatctctgcACTTTCCCAATTGTCCCTTTATTAGGGTAatctcctcaaatttccccttattttattgttggttatatttctcattttagttttttttagtattattttctAGAGTAGATATAAATAGGAGGAAATTTTGGAAGGAAATGTGGTGATATCAAATaaggataattttattaattttttagtcaattaaattacatttaaattatctCTCAccatcaatttaattttattttatttaatttttttaaatgtacattcattggaaaatttgagaaataacCATAAAAATTCACTTATTTGACTTTTTGATCGGCGCTTAAAATAAAAGGCGCTGGTGAcactttttcctttttttcgaACAATTTTACCTCTGTCACGAGACCCAACCGGTATTCGTGAGACCcaaccggcattcgcgagactCAAACGACactcgcgagacgcaaccggcaatcgtgagactaatttttttttttttaaaacatatatatttctttcacACGGCATCCAATTGCGTTTCGCAACGGAGgcattttcgtcaaaaaaaaaaaatgtcaccaGCACATTTGTTTTATAAGCTGGTCAAAAAGTCCAATTTTCCCTTCATTTATTTGGTTAcgatttagggtttaattaatGGTTAAAATTTATCTGTAGGTTAcacaaattttgtatttttattttttagactTTACTTTTATTCACTTagggttaaaaaataatctaaacatatttataaatatatttattattttaatgtgaataaatataaacttactCAATTATATCTAATCATCATTATTCTAATATTTagtcattaattatataattatttttaacaatattataataattttaattagtagtGTGGTTTTCATTCGAATTGTTTTGCTTAGAGGAGTAGAGTAATGATAATGTgtgaaaattttgtatttttaatggATGTGTGATTAGtctaatgaaaatttaaaaattcttattaGATGAAATGAAACATCATTGCCTTAAAAAAATGtcttatatgtattattatatatatttttttaatttaacatatgGTTAACGGAAGATAATATTTGTATCCTCACTAACACTAATAtggtaataataaaaataaataaataacataatttatttaaggacaataaatataatatttcatatacatttatttacattttaaaaatctctttatctataattttgttttaatttgtttcttatagaattattttgtttaaaaatattctttatttatttatttttgattaaaaatagctctttatatatttatttttatttgaatatacactataaatatttaaaactatttaaaatgttataaatttgttaattttttttaaaatatacacaaATTACTCTTTGTTATTTTCTAAGTCCTAATTCGgacaaaattttaacatttgtCTTAAAAtgacttcttcaacttcattCTCAAACGACGACTCATTTGTTATGTTTCATTTATAGACAAGGATGTTACAAACTAAGGCAACGACGCAtttgttatttcattcttaTACAATGATGTTACAAACTAAGACGATGGCAAGAATATTACTCATTTGTCTCTTTCATATTTAGATATTATGTGTTTGTGTTGTACTTTCAAACTTATctctaaacaataaaaaaaatattgatgctAAATGAGATAAATATGTATGATAATCatatagtttaatataaataatatgatag
This genomic window contains:
- the LOC124945519 gene encoding MLO-like protein 11; this translates as MEANTKEMRSLALTPTWSVASVLTIFVTVSLLVERSIHRLSNWLRKTKRKPLLEALEKMKEELMLLGFISLLLTATSSVIANICIPSRFYESVFAPCTRSQIDDEIENNVSEERKLLTIFAVPHRRILNSLNQNTCPEGHEPFVSYQGLEQLHRFIFVMAVTHVSYSCLTMLLAIVKIHSWRAWEDEAHMDRHNSLAEVTRQMTMRRQSTFLNFHTSNPFSRNKILMWVKCFFRQFGRSVVRADYLTLRNGFLTNHNLTSKYDFHSYMIRSMEEEFQRIVGVSGPLWGFVVAFMLFNIKGSNLYFWIAIIPITLVLLVGAKLQYIIATLALESAGITGFLTGTKLKPRDDLFWFKKPELLLSLIHFVLFQNAFELASFFWFWWQFGYNSCFIRDHFLVYIRLILGFVGQFMCSYSTLPLYALVTQMGTNYKAALIPERIRETIHGWGKAARRKRRHGHGNFMDDSTTIRTDTSTVMSLEEEEEDDHQLLGDSLPHGSGIMGSELELPIIVVTSNNNNNETSTRPATPLLKPSASISASASRGFDMDPFTRSYSMPGRR